The DNA segment ACTTGTAAATTCAAATAAAGCCGTCTTTTGGATTTGATATTGGAGTGGCTTCTTGAAGCAGAACTGAGCGGACCTTTGCCGCAAATGTCGCATCTACGTGCCATATATTGTTTGTTTATTTTAATAAAGATTTTTTTAGATTA comes from the Patescibacteria group bacterium genome and includes:
- the rpmB gene encoding 50S ribosomal protein L28; its protein translation is MARRCDICGKGPLSSASRSHSNIKSKRRLYLNLQVKQIDGKRKKVCANCLKTMSKTK